One stretch of Asterias rubens chromosome 8, eAstRub1.3, whole genome shotgun sequence DNA includes these proteins:
- the LOC117293222 gene encoding pyrokinin-1 receptor-like, translating into MDTISEGSPSCNISLNVSESDAVHHEYGSTERILVTIVMPCILTFGLAGNVGFLFVLWRVTWMRTTLNFYLTHLAIADILFLSISVMSKVIGYCVSPLALDKYFMGVTGCITVHLLLDISYFASVILITLVTLERYYATCQPHLHREHSTRPRAIRFVAIVWLCSFVLACTLIPGSTTFFTVCLTWPEHVEKYANYPEIMGLCFGAADWVGDFADAVHSVPFAIAMLVNIVFFSRIIAALNSMVARAQRSGFSDRSQHIRDRVSRMLVINGVIFFLCLAPFQITTLSYIFTPEAKHGDFVWTQVTRVLVFINSAVNPIVYNVTNPRYRKAFGQAFSIKCAGRGHNHLKNYLTNRASSMEMNVRGNTNNTRATCNSNALNSSTQQVGAKPTVSSF; encoded by the coding sequence ATGGATACCATATCGGAAGGTTCTCCGAGCTGTAATATTAGTCTCAACGTGAGTGAGTCGGATGCCGTGCACCACGAGTACGGCTCCACGGAGCGGATACTCGTCACCATAGTCATGCCGTGTATTCTAACGTTTGGCCTGGCCGGAAACGTGGGGTTCCTCTTCGTCTTGTGGCGTGTAACGTGGATGCGAACCACGCTGAACTTCTATCTCACACATCTTGCCATTGCGGACATCCTTTTTCTCTCTATCTCAGTTATGTCCAAAGTCATCGGGTACTGTGTCTCACCTCTTGCTTTAGATAAGTACTTCATGGGTGTTACCGGCTGCATTACCGTCCATCTACTCCTTGATATCTCCTATTTTGCGTCTGTGATCTTGATCACTCTGGTGACTTTGGAGAGATACTATGCCACATGTCAACCGCACCTCCACCGGGAGCACAGCACACGACCCCGGGCGATTCGCTTCGTGGCGATAGTATGGCTGTGCTCGTTCGTTCTCGCCTGCACGCTCATCCCGGGTAGTACCACCTTCTTCACAGTCTGCCTTACGTGGCCGGAACATGTGGAGAAATACGCAAACTATCCGGAGATCATGGGCTTGTGTTTTGGGGCGGCTGACTGGGTCGGCGACTTTGCCGATGCCGTTCATTCTGTGCCTTTCGCGATAGCGATGCTTGtcaatattgtgttttttagtAGGATCATCGCCGCCCTGAACAGTATGGTTGCCAGAGCACAACGCTCCGGATTTAGTGACCGCAGTCAACACATCCGGGATCGGGTAAGTCGGATGCTCGTCATCAACGGGGTTATATTTTTCCTTTGCCTCGCACCTTTCCAAATCACCACGCTGTCCTATATATTCACCCCCGAAGCAAAACATGGGGACTTCGTCTGGACGCAAGTCACCCGGGTGCTCGTGTTCATCAACTCGGCTGTTAACCCTATTGTCTACAACGTCACCAATCCACGCTATCGTAAGGCTTTCGGACAGGCCTTCAGCATCAAGTGTGCCGGCCGAGGACATAACCACCTCAAGAACTACCTCACCAATAGGGCCTCCAGTATGGAAATGAACGTTCGTGGCAACACCAACAACACACGGGCTACGTGTAACTCCAACGCACTCAACTCGTCAACGCAACAGGTGGGGGCAAAACCAACGGTCAGTAGTTTTTGA